The Actinopolyspora erythraea genome has a segment encoding these proteins:
- a CDS encoding neutral zinc metallopeptidase, whose protein sequence is MFRRRRGGAVPDPWEHDRATGNSPWAILGVLGVVFLVVLLAVVAEPGKLLVGGDDGSEATAVPEVHDGVPEPGFEPTALLEHNPLNSESAPLGGADCELPELVESADRMRAYYEAGVRCLNGLWRPVVVRADMKWAPPEVSLSARTDDCRDSEERTRPTAFYCDGTIHLPREWVLSDLGTQQPAHLMLLAHEYGHHVQQRTGMLRASTARQNEYEIRSPEWLRVSRRLELQADCYSGMFMAAAAEGGTLRDRVARRYASATGSTELADTHGSPRNQQDWKLAGFRQRNVAACDTWSAPADRVR, encoded by the coding sequence GTGTTTCGAAGAAGACGGGGCGGCGCGGTCCCCGACCCGTGGGAGCACGACCGTGCGACGGGCAACTCGCCGTGGGCCATCCTTGGCGTGCTCGGTGTCGTGTTCCTGGTCGTGCTGTTGGCCGTGGTGGCGGAGCCGGGCAAGCTGCTGGTGGGCGGCGATGACGGTTCGGAGGCCACCGCCGTGCCCGAGGTGCACGACGGCGTCCCCGAACCCGGTTTCGAACCCACTGCGCTGCTGGAGCACAACCCGCTCAACTCCGAGAGCGCGCCGCTGGGCGGCGCCGACTGCGAACTGCCGGAACTGGTCGAGTCCGCCGATCGGATGCGGGCCTACTACGAGGCGGGCGTGCGTTGCCTCAACGGTCTCTGGCGTCCCGTGGTCGTGCGGGCCGACATGAAGTGGGCCCCACCCGAGGTGAGTCTGTCGGCGCGCACGGACGACTGCCGCGACTCGGAGGAGCGGACCCGGCCCACCGCCTTCTACTGCGACGGAACCATCCATCTGCCCAGGGAGTGGGTGCTGTCCGACCTCGGTACCCAGCAACCCGCCCACCTGATGCTGCTGGCGCACGAGTACGGCCACCACGTGCAACAACGGACCGGGATGCTGCGTGCCTCCACCGCCCGGCAGAACGAGTACGAGATCCGGAGTCCGGAGTGGCTCCGGGTCTCGCGCCGTCTCGAACTGCAGGCCGACTGCTACTCCGGAATGTTCATGGCCGCGGCCGCCGAAGGCGGAACCCTCCGGGACCGCGTCGCGCGGCGGTACGCCTCCGCCACGGGCAGCACCGAGCTCGCCGACACCCACGGTTCGCCGCGCAACCAGCAGGACTGGAAGCTGGCCGGGTTCCGGCAGCGGAACGTAGCCGCCTGCGACACGTGGAGCGCGCCCGCCGACCGGGTGCGCTGA
- a CDS encoding thiol-disulfide oxidoreductase DCC family protein — MRELPVLIYDGDCGFCTRSVRLADRLPVRVRSVPWQEAELERLGVPEQRARREVVLVDESRRLHGGAAAVAALLRHCRGPWRFAGRVLAAPVVRTLAEGVYRLVADNRHRLPGETPACQLPPERRPGS, encoded by the coding sequence GTGCGTGAGCTTCCCGTGCTGATCTACGACGGCGACTGCGGGTTCTGCACCCGCAGCGTGCGCCTCGCCGACAGGCTGCCGGTGCGTGTCCGTTCCGTGCCCTGGCAGGAAGCAGAGCTCGAACGGTTGGGAGTTCCCGAGCAGCGGGCACGGCGCGAGGTCGTCCTCGTCGACGAGTCCCGGCGGCTCCACGGCGGGGCCGCCGCGGTGGCCGCGTTGCTGCGGCACTGTCGGGGTCCGTGGCGGTTCGCCGGGAGGGTACTCGCCGCTCCCGTGGTTCGCACTCTCGCGGAGGGGGTGTACCGCCTGGTCGCCGACAACCGGCACCGGTTGCCCGGGGAGACCCCGGCCTGCCAACTACCGCCCGAACGCCGCCCGGGCAGCTGA
- a CDS encoding MIP/aquaporin family protein — MAETAAPERSHWRYKRGLGGEMLAEVLGTFILLLLGCGSVAVAVAALPESGRQMTDFGPANWLIIIWGWGFGVVFGVYAAGGVSGAHINPAVTLAFAVRRAFPWYKVVPYWFAQVVGAFLAAALVYAVYAPAIDSYNASEGIARAESLDTFSIFATFPAEYFGGGWWGPMLDQIVGTGILVCLICALIDTRNMAPASNVGPFLIGMVVTVVGLTFGPNAGYAINPARDFGPRLWTYVAGWDEIAFPGSYEWFSWYFWIPIVGPLVGGVIGAVVYDLFVGHVLTERSRPEVGRVPE, encoded by the coding sequence ATGGCCGAAACCGCGGCACCCGAACGATCGCACTGGCGCTATAAGCGGGGACTCGGCGGCGAGATGCTCGCCGAGGTGCTGGGCACCTTCATCCTGCTGCTGCTCGGCTGCGGCTCCGTCGCGGTGGCCGTGGCGGCGCTGCCCGAGTCGGGGCGGCAGATGACCGACTTCGGCCCGGCCAACTGGTTGATCATCATCTGGGGCTGGGGATTCGGCGTGGTGTTCGGCGTCTACGCGGCGGGCGGGGTCAGCGGTGCGCACATCAACCCCGCCGTGACCCTGGCGTTCGCCGTGCGCAGGGCTTTCCCCTGGTACAAGGTGGTGCCCTACTGGTTCGCCCAGGTGGTGGGGGCCTTTCTCGCCGCAGCGCTGGTCTACGCGGTCTACGCGCCCGCGATCGACTCCTACAACGCCTCCGAGGGGATCGCCAGAGCCGAGTCGCTGGACACCTTCTCCATCTTCGCGACCTTCCCGGCCGAGTACTTCGGCGGCGGGTGGTGGGGACCGATGCTCGACCAGATCGTCGGCACCGGGATCCTGGTGTGCCTGATCTGCGCGCTGATCGACACCCGCAACATGGCCCCGGCCTCCAACGTGGGGCCGTTCCTGATCGGGATGGTCGTCACCGTGGTCGGGCTGACCTTCGGGCCGAACGCGGGCTACGCCATCAACCCGGCACGTGACTTCGGTCCCCGGTTGTGGACCTACGTGGCGGGCTGGGACGAGATCGCCTTCCCGGGCAGTTACGAGTGGTTCTCGTGGTACTTCTGGATTCCGATAGTGGGGCCGCTGGTCGGCGGTGTGATCGGCGCGGTCGTCTACGACCTGTTCGTCGGCCACGTGCTGACCGAGCGGAGCAGACCCGAGGTCGGCCGCGTGCCCGAATGA
- a CDS encoding aminodeoxychorismate synthase component I, with translation MRLFVRPVEGDPTATDVLRALERRARSRGLPPPAALTGDWFGGSTVLVPSVRVHPVESAEAFDVLDSQPEVTPDPATPEEAVGGGWIGYLGYELTDPAGVRHPGKRRLPAAAWGWTDHVLRRDPRGQWWFEAITEHEPAPLATELGALVAEAAGHHSEGGTGPGGVLAPDAEQHRKSVRRCVEDIAAGEIFQANVCSRFAVPFDGSPLELFATGSARFGPARAAYVAGDWGAVASLSPELFLARHGEVVRSSPIKGTTPRRGPQDDHNADVLRGSRKDIAENVMIVDMARNDLGRVARTGTVTTPKLLRVEPHPGVWHLVSEVRAELPPDVGDAELLRATFPPASVTGAPKVRALEIISELESDPREVYCGAVGMSSPVRGTELNVAIRTLEYAAGEVAFGVGGGITADSDAEAEWQECLTKAAPLLSLLERAGQ, from the coding sequence GTGCGACTATTCGTCCGGCCCGTCGAAGGCGACCCCACCGCCACCGACGTGCTGCGCGCCCTCGAACGACGCGCCCGGAGCCGGGGGCTTCCCCCACCCGCCGCGCTGACGGGCGACTGGTTCGGCGGGAGCACCGTGCTGGTTCCCTCGGTCCGCGTCCATCCGGTCGAATCGGCGGAGGCGTTCGACGTGCTGGACAGCCAACCCGAGGTGACCCCCGATCCGGCGACCCCGGAGGAGGCGGTCGGCGGCGGATGGATCGGCTACCTGGGCTACGAGCTGACCGATCCCGCCGGGGTGCGTCATCCCGGCAAGCGGCGGTTGCCTGCCGCCGCCTGGGGGTGGACCGATCACGTGCTGCGGCGCGACCCACGCGGACAGTGGTGGTTCGAGGCGATCACCGAGCACGAACCGGCTCCCCTGGCCACCGAGCTCGGCGCGCTGGTCGCGGAGGCGGCCGGTCACCACTCGGAGGGCGGCACCGGACCGGGCGGGGTGCTCGCGCCCGATGCCGAGCAGCACCGCAAGTCGGTCCGGCGGTGCGTGGAGGATATCGCGGCGGGCGAGATATTCCAGGCCAACGTGTGCAGCCGGTTCGCCGTTCCGTTCGACGGCAGCCCGCTGGAGCTGTTCGCGACCGGCAGCGCGCGCTTCGGTCCGGCCAGGGCCGCCTACGTGGCCGGCGACTGGGGGGCGGTGGCCTCGCTGTCTCCGGAGCTGTTCCTCGCCCGCCACGGCGAGGTGGTGCGCAGCAGCCCGATCAAGGGAACCACACCGCGACGCGGCCCCCAGGACGACCACAACGCCGACGTGCTGCGCGGTTCGCGCAAGGACATCGCCGAGAACGTGATGATCGTGGACATGGCCCGCAACGACCTGGGGCGAGTGGCCCGGACCGGCACCGTGACCACTCCGAAACTGCTGCGGGTGGAACCGCACCCGGGGGTGTGGCACCTGGTCTCCGAGGTTCGGGCGGAGTTGCCGCCGGATGTCGGTGACGCGGAGCTGCTGCGGGCCACCTTCCCGCCCGCCTCGGTCACCGGAGCCCCGAAGGTCCGGGCGCTGGAGATCATCTCCGAGCTGGAGTCCGACCCCCGCGAGGTCTACTGCGGTGCGGTGGGCATGTCCTCCCCGGTGCGCGGCACCGAGTTGAACGTGGCCATCCGCACGCTGGAGTACGCGGCGGGCGAGGTCGCCTTCGGGGTCGGTGGCGGCATCACCGCCGACTCGGACGCCGAGGCGGAGTGGCAGGAGTGCCTGACCAAGGCGGCACCGCTGTTGTCACTGCTGGAACGGGCCGGGCAGTAG